In the genome of Blastopirellula marina, one region contains:
- a CDS encoding aromatic ring-hydroxylating oxygenase subunit alpha, with product MFLSTEHHPQILPRDSYTSEEFLKREVNKLLLPTWHAVALKSELPQDGSFVTFELYGRPLILWNSGEDIHCFLNVCSHRYCKLTDKICGTTDRLNCQYHGWQFDETGNVRKIPDAKSFRPLKQGMLGLKKYRAECCGELIFINLADEGPSLTEFLGEMYQTYASWFTPEMHTAITLTRTIDANWKCLIENALESYHTTEVHPKTFGESPTEEQCEHTLDDWGSSLTVDFHEEKSFRTTLDKFGHLLVGRDRNPIYRHVAHYPNVMIAHLSLYRWVECIVPLSAHQSLSIVRLMCHVGRQGQVRRLWNRFLVSRWANDFLCQVGEEDAQVLAQMQAGMRSVDQPLGGLISTREERVYHFQNYIDRAMNPDHAHTKRDTIPIRYQGKTS from the coding sequence GAGATTCGTATACGAGCGAAGAATTCCTAAAACGTGAAGTTAACAAGCTCCTACTTCCGACTTGGCATGCGGTCGCCCTGAAAAGCGAACTGCCCCAGGACGGTAGCTTTGTTACCTTCGAGCTCTACGGTCGCCCGCTCATTTTGTGGAATTCGGGGGAAGACATTCATTGCTTCCTAAATGTTTGTTCGCATCGTTATTGCAAGCTGACCGACAAAATCTGCGGCACGACGGATCGTTTGAATTGCCAATACCATGGTTGGCAGTTCGATGAGACTGGAAATGTTCGCAAGATCCCAGATGCCAAATCGTTTCGCCCGTTGAAGCAAGGCATGTTGGGTTTGAAGAAGTATCGCGCCGAATGCTGCGGCGAATTGATCTTTATCAATCTCGCGGACGAAGGGCCCTCGTTGACAGAATTCCTGGGTGAAATGTATCAGACCTACGCGTCTTGGTTCACTCCCGAAATGCATACCGCGATCACGCTGACGCGAACAATCGACGCGAACTGGAAGTGCCTGATCGAAAACGCCCTTGAGTCTTATCACACAACCGAAGTTCATCCAAAGACGTTCGGCGAGTCACCTACGGAGGAACAGTGCGAGCATACACTCGACGACTGGGGAAGTTCACTCACGGTCGACTTTCACGAGGAAAAGTCATTTCGCACGACGCTCGACAAGTTCGGGCACTTGTTGGTTGGCCGCGATCGGAATCCAATCTATCGCCATGTCGCTCACTATCCGAACGTGATGATCGCCCACCTTTCGCTCTACCGTTGGGTCGAATGCATCGTACCGTTGTCGGCGCATCAATCCCTTTCGATCGTCCGCCTGATGTGCCACGTCGGCCGTCAGGGTCAAGTGCGTCGATTATGGAACCGCTTCTTAGTTAGCCGTTGGGCCAATGACTTTCTCTGTCAGGTTGGCGAAGAAGATGCCCAGGTATTGGCTCAAATGCAAGCTGGAATGCGATCAGTCGATCAGCCGTTGGGCGGTTTGATCTCAACGCGTGAAGAGCGCGTTTACCATTTTCAGAATTATATTGATCGGGCTATGAACCCTGATCATGCCCATACCAAACGAGATACCATTCCCATTCGTTACCAAGGAAAAACATCATGA